The following are encoded together in the Streptomyces rapamycinicus NRRL 5491 genome:
- a CDS encoding LysR substrate-binding domain-containing protein, whose translation MELRHLSGFVAVAEELHFGRAAERLHIAQSPLSQQIRLLERDLGVRLFDRTTRSVQLTAAGRALLEPARRLLAEASAARRTVQAAHLGEVGRVTLGFAGASSYSALPVLTRAVTSEHPGIELVLEGQTYAGEALGRIAEGSLDLGFVALPVRRGISARVVRMERLQLALPDSHPLANRAEVAFAELAREPFVTFPLSRGSAVREAMMQACHEAGFAPRIAQEAPDSYTMLALVGAGVGLAVVVESARNIQLEHVVFRPLAGDDVPVLPIALGWRSGNQSAALAAVLRVADRVLPTPADFHG comes from the coding sequence GTGGAGCTACGTCACCTTTCCGGATTCGTCGCCGTCGCCGAGGAACTGCACTTCGGGCGGGCAGCCGAGCGGCTGCACATCGCCCAGTCGCCGCTGAGCCAGCAGATCCGGCTGCTGGAGCGGGATCTCGGGGTCAGGCTGTTCGACCGCACGACCCGGTCCGTGCAGCTCACCGCCGCGGGGCGGGCGCTGCTGGAGCCCGCCCGGCGGCTGCTGGCCGAGGCCTCGGCCGCACGGCGGACCGTGCAGGCGGCGCATCTGGGCGAGGTCGGCCGCGTCACGCTCGGTTTCGCGGGCGCCAGCAGCTACTCCGCCCTGCCGGTGCTGACGCGTGCCGTCACCTCCGAACACCCTGGTATCGAGTTGGTCCTGGAGGGCCAGACCTATGCCGGCGAGGCGCTGGGGCGGATCGCCGAGGGGTCGCTGGACCTCGGCTTCGTGGCGCTGCCCGTACGGCGCGGGATCAGCGCACGGGTCGTCCGCATGGAGCGGCTGCAGCTGGCGCTGCCGGACAGCCATCCGCTCGCGAACCGTGCCGAGGTGGCCTTCGCCGAGCTGGCGCGGGAGCCGTTCGTGACGTTCCCGCTCTCTCGCGGCTCCGCGGTGCGGGAGGCGATGATGCAGGCCTGCCACGAGGCGGGGTTCGCGCCACGGATCGCTCAGGAGGCACCCGATTCGTACACCATGCTCGCCCTGGTCGGCGCGGGTGTCGGCCTCGCGGTGGTCGTGGAGTCGGCGCGCAACATTCAACTGGAACATGTCGTCTTCCGTCCCCTGGCCGGGGACGATGTGCCGGTGCTGCCGATCGCGCTGGGCTGGCGCTCGGGCAACCAGTCCGCCGCCCTGGCAGCGGTGCTG
- a CDS encoding LCP family protein, whose product MYIKLETLRGACPPPFAFRSGGECTLSGMHPRTDSRNPGFAHPAGWGNPAPGNDGTPPPDDFPYEEHGGGHRGRPHRRRGRTVLRVLVALVVVLLVVSVATYFWADSELRKEVDLGKVVDRPGTGEGTNYLIVGSDSREGMSDQQKKDLHTGSADGKRTDSMMILHDGASGPTLISLPRDSNVTIPKFRGSESGEIKGPLGDNKLNAAYSIDGPQLLVRTVEYNTGLHIDHYAEVGFSGFANIVDSIGGVDMTLDKGFKDKWSGADFDAGEQTLNGQQALAFVRTRHAFATSDLERTKNQQKFLSALASQTATPGTLLNPFKLYPTMGAGLDTLIVDKDMNPYYLAKMFFAMQDVTGSDGKSLNMPISGSVGGNLQWDKAKVKQLVQELKNDEPVTVADPQ is encoded by the coding sequence TTGTATATCAAATTGGAAACACTCCGGGGTGCATGCCCTCCGCCATTTGCATTTCGGTCGGGCGGGGAATGCACACTGTCGGGCATGCACCCAAGGACAGACAGCAGAAACCCCGGCTTCGCGCACCCCGCTGGATGGGGAAACCCCGCGCCGGGCAACGACGGCACGCCCCCACCGGACGACTTCCCGTACGAGGAGCACGGTGGTGGGCACCGCGGCAGGCCGCACCGCCGCCGTGGCAGGACGGTCCTACGTGTCCTGGTCGCCTTGGTCGTCGTTCTGCTGGTCGTCTCGGTGGCAACGTACTTCTGGGCCGACTCCGAGCTGCGCAAGGAAGTCGACCTCGGCAAGGTGGTCGACCGCCCCGGCACGGGGGAGGGCACCAACTACCTGATCGTGGGGTCCGACAGCCGCGAGGGCATGTCGGACCAGCAGAAGAAGGACCTGCACACGGGCTCCGCCGACGGCAAGCGCACGGACTCGATGATGATCCTGCACGACGGCGCGTCCGGCCCGACACTCATATCGCTGCCGCGCGACTCGAACGTGACCATCCCGAAGTTCCGCGGCTCCGAGTCCGGGGAGATCAAGGGCCCGCTGGGCGACAACAAGCTGAACGCCGCGTACTCCATCGACGGCCCGCAGCTGCTGGTCCGCACCGTCGAGTACAACACCGGCCTGCACATCGACCACTACGCGGAGGTCGGGTTCTCCGGCTTCGCCAACATCGTGGACTCCATCGGCGGCGTCGACATGACCCTCGACAAGGGCTTCAAGGACAAGTGGTCCGGCGCCGACTTCGACGCGGGCGAGCAGACGCTGAACGGCCAGCAGGCACTCGCGTTCGTCCGCACCCGGCACGCCTTCGCCACCAGTGACCTGGAACGCACCAAGAACCAGCAGAAGTTCCTCTCCGCGCTGGCAAGTCAGACCGCGACGCCCGGCACGCTCCTGAACCCCTTCAAGCTCTACCCCACCATGGGTGCCGGACTCGACACCCTCATCGTCGACAAGGACATGAACCCCTACTACCTGGCCAAGATGTTCTTCGCCATGCAGGACGTCACCGGCAGCGACGGCAAGTCGCTGAACATGCCCATCTCCGGCAGCGTCGGCGGCAACCTCCAGTGGGACAAGGCCAAGGTCAAACAGCTTGTGCAAGAGCTGAAGAACGACGAGCCGGTCACCGTGGCCGACCCGCAGTGA
- a CDS encoding CHAT domain-containing protein, translating to MTETGDVGLTLADEMAKPLSDVWQSWDDGDTESSQVLGVFLFYRYLAAHERIDMVMAIRTLTPCLLYDDLALPPDMLPFLADYGACEAELLREAARSSLDPARAERAAFAWQRVVMATEAGDPQREERERALGRALRLLAARRGDTADLDRAVAAARAGLVPHGHRDRLATCHELLLALEERYEATGSAEDHEAALRCAEELAAYAHTSARDAVGCSLLFSFGEKLYQRFLRDPNTADLRRAIGFLQDSVEFPGPHLPTRLLLLSRALGMWSAAARDPGIVTDAIARAEQAEELVLRNHRDYPLIKWQIATLYFARYRTTHSGDDLDRAAAAILEATLCLTRELQITALQSDIAFAQYERTEDSEHLFTVLGLRKRVLRKLPEDDDFSRADAHYSLSQAQMHWYRRMGSIEDLDSAVDNGRAALDLVAATDTRRRQKFLCGLGNVHMARFTMRSERDALPEAIHLFREAVADAPERCLPLALLAAALGYRYELTRDITDLDESIAEGERALEFASPHQRADILRDLSVARRLRFGGTGDATDLDRARAGVAEALALPTLSARARIRLSLEQAELASLSSRHPAERLSAFEAIVELLPEVGLSSPYHHDREHMLSVHAGLGAKAADAAVAANRPDRALELLEKARGILADTVPTPGRRGTRATTARHLCRNATRGPIVTVSAIETGGLALLVTPSGVHPVALPGLRLHKARARHKALEMALASGACEDVLDVLTWLWHTVARPVLEALKAARWQGSRLWWCPVGVMSLFPLHAAGDGHDGVMDRVVSSYLPTVRSLPAERRRPASPGKALVVAMSRTPGQASLPGAASEVNSLSRLLSATVLHNEQATRDAVLTALPSTRIIHFACHAHADTREPTRSRLLLHDQPLTPRDLPFGLDADLAYLSACATSDVIFLGADEAMHITGAFHLAGFRHVIGTHWRIDDQAAADIADHFYTVIAAHGPDSAAQALHTATVELRRAHPGRPDLWASHLHMGP from the coding sequence GTGACGGAGACCGGCGACGTCGGGCTCACCCTCGCGGACGAGATGGCAAAGCCCCTTTCGGATGTCTGGCAGAGCTGGGACGACGGGGACACCGAGTCGTCCCAGGTGCTGGGTGTCTTCCTCTTCTACCGCTATCTTGCGGCGCATGAGCGAATCGACATGGTCATGGCCATCCGGACGCTCACCCCCTGCCTCCTGTACGACGACCTGGCCCTGCCGCCCGACATGCTCCCCTTCCTCGCCGACTACGGCGCCTGCGAGGCGGAACTGCTGCGCGAGGCCGCCCGCAGCTCACTCGATCCCGCACGTGCCGAGCGTGCGGCGTTCGCCTGGCAACGCGTCGTCATGGCGACCGAGGCCGGTGATCCGCAGCGCGAGGAGCGCGAGAGGGCCCTTGGGCGGGCGCTGCGACTGCTGGCCGCCCGGCGCGGCGACACCGCCGACCTCGACCGGGCCGTCGCCGCGGCCCGCGCGGGTCTTGTCCCGCATGGCCACCGGGACCGCCTCGCCACCTGTCATGAGCTCCTCCTGGCGCTGGAAGAACGCTACGAGGCGACCGGGAGCGCGGAGGATCACGAGGCCGCGCTGCGGTGCGCGGAGGAACTTGCCGCATACGCGCATACCTCGGCCCGCGACGCCGTCGGATGTTCCCTCCTGTTCTCCTTCGGCGAGAAGCTCTACCAACGGTTCCTGCGCGATCCCAACACCGCGGATCTGCGCCGAGCCATCGGCTTCCTCCAGGATTCGGTCGAGTTCCCCGGCCCGCACCTGCCGACCCGGCTGCTGCTCCTGTCGCGCGCCCTCGGCATGTGGTCCGCCGCCGCCCGGGACCCCGGCATCGTGACCGACGCGATCGCCCGGGCCGAGCAGGCCGAGGAGCTGGTCCTGCGGAACCACCGGGACTACCCGCTCATCAAGTGGCAGATCGCCACGCTGTACTTCGCGCGCTACCGCACGACACACTCCGGCGACGACCTCGACCGGGCCGCGGCGGCGATCCTCGAGGCCACCCTGTGCCTGACCCGTGAGCTCCAGATCACCGCTCTCCAGTCCGACATCGCATTCGCCCAGTACGAGCGCACGGAGGACAGCGAGCACCTCTTCACAGTCCTCGGCCTGAGGAAACGCGTACTGCGCAAACTCCCCGAAGACGACGACTTCTCCCGGGCGGACGCCCACTACTCACTCAGCCAGGCCCAGATGCACTGGTACCGGCGGATGGGCTCGATCGAGGACCTGGACAGCGCGGTCGACAACGGCCGCGCCGCGCTTGACCTCGTGGCCGCGACCGACACGCGTCGCCGCCAGAAGTTCCTGTGCGGGCTCGGCAACGTTCACATGGCGCGTTTCACCATGCGTAGTGAGCGGGACGCCCTGCCCGAGGCGATCCACCTGTTTCGGGAAGCCGTCGCCGACGCACCTGAGCGCTGCTTGCCGCTTGCCCTGCTCGCCGCCGCCCTCGGGTACCGGTACGAACTGACACGGGACATCACCGACCTCGACGAGTCCATCGCCGAGGGTGAACGCGCCTTGGAGTTCGCCTCCCCCCACCAGCGGGCGGACATTCTGCGAGATCTCAGCGTCGCCCGCCGGCTGCGCTTCGGCGGCACCGGCGACGCCACCGATCTCGACCGCGCCAGGGCGGGGGTCGCCGAGGCCCTTGCCCTCCCCACTCTCTCGGCCCGAGCGCGGATACGGCTCAGCCTGGAACAGGCTGAGCTGGCCTCCCTTTCCTCGAGGCATCCCGCGGAGAGGCTGTCGGCCTTCGAGGCAATTGTCGAGCTGCTGCCCGAGGTCGGCCTGAGCAGCCCCTACCACCATGACCGTGAGCACATGCTGTCCGTCCACGCCGGCCTGGGCGCGAAGGCGGCCGACGCCGCGGTCGCGGCCAACCGCCCTGATCGGGCCCTGGAACTCCTGGAAAAGGCGCGCGGCATCCTCGCCGACACCGTGCCGACGCCGGGACGGCGCGGCACTCGGGCCACCACCGCCCGCCACCTGTGCCGTAACGCCACCCGTGGCCCGATCGTCACGGTCAGCGCGATCGAGACCGGCGGCCTGGCGCTGCTCGTCACACCGTCGGGTGTCCACCCCGTCGCCCTGCCCGGCCTCAGGCTCCACAAGGCCAGGGCCCGGCACAAAGCTCTCGAGATGGCCCTCGCCTCGGGCGCCTGTGAGGACGTCCTTGACGTCCTCACCTGGCTCTGGCACACGGTCGCCCGCCCCGTACTGGAGGCGCTGAAGGCCGCGAGGTGGCAGGGGTCCCGCCTCTGGTGGTGCCCGGTGGGGGTGATGTCGCTCTTCCCCCTGCACGCCGCGGGCGACGGCCACGACGGTGTCATGGACAGAGTGGTGTCCTCGTATCTGCCCACCGTCCGGTCCCTGCCCGCCGAGCGCCGACGCCCCGCCTCCCCGGGCAAGGCCCTCGTGGTGGCGATGAGCAGAACTCCCGGCCAGGCTTCGCTGCCGGGTGCCGCGTCCGAGGTGAACAGCCTCTCCCGGCTGCTCTCGGCCACGGTCCTGCACAACGAGCAAGCCACCCGCGACGCCGTCCTGACGGCCCTGCCCAGTACCCGGATCATCCATTTCGCCTGCCATGCGCACGCCGACACCCGTGAACCGACCCGCAGCCGGCTGCTCCTCCATGACCAGCCACTCACCCCGAGAGATCTGCCGTTCGGCCTGGACGCCGACCTCGCCTACCTGTCGGCCTGCGCCACCAGCGATGTCATCTTCCTGGGCGCCGACGAAGCCATGCACATCACCGGCGCCTTCCACCTGGCGGGCTTCCGCCATGTCATCGGCACCCACTGGCGCATCGACGACCAGGCGGCGGCCGACATCGCCGACCACTTCTACACCGTCATCGCGGCCCATGGCCCCGATAGCGCCGCCCAGGCCCTGCACACGGCCACCGTAGAACTCCGTCGCGCCCACCCCGGCAGGCCCGACCTCTGGGCCTCCCACCTTCATATGGGCCCCTGA
- a CDS encoding glycosyl hydrolase family 95 catalytic domain-containing protein has protein sequence MTPTTGNGISRRGVIGSAAVAGSAVALGAGAPLTGSGTAWAAPRGPGGSGSLTERLARAAAPRWRRMPGDWKDGPFLANGLLGVNVYRGATANSVKVMVSHNQVQDQRPQWAATYGYSRLPIGHFDLTLAGEVTDVDWTLDIWDAELRGTVTTTRGSVRFSMLVHNARTALLISTRPSAGEESAAWSFTWMSATSPRTKGKPADYTGNPDPRTGSTGATHYVEQPLIAGGGWTTAWRERRVGTGRLLAAHIVYRYPDDLSKTTELAVAEVARTLAEDPDGLVREHRGWWNRFYEHSLLSVPDKRIQDFYWIQLYKAACATRAGGPSMSEWGPWYPETGGSWTAVWWNLNVQIATWLIQGSNHLELDSVTSTFKSFEKNLPLSLPPEIPNEEIYALSHPSDWTLRPGAHTVGVPGTSTKTDNNGNLIWAMHNVWLSYRHTMDVAIVRDVLYPILVKAVNYYDHFLHEGGDGKLHLPLTRSPEYADAVDCTYDLSLLRWGCATLLDCLRILRTDNPRAGRWREILRRLVDYPRGADGVLIGADTPLADSHRHFSHMLWLYPLHELDWDRPADRDIMRTTFGHWTEDRSLWAGYSYAAASSMASRMGRPDDALDFLTTFTGNLFDESYMDCYMTENTMYAEDTNLGIESPLTTAQSILDMGMQSHGGVVRVFPSVSRRWPDVSFQALRAQGAFLVDADRSDGRTRWVRVHSEAGAPLVLQHGITGAIDVRDEHGRRLRYRETGPGRIEIPLGRDETAVVAPRGAHPDLRPRDVPAVGDAKPWGLPD, from the coding sequence GTGACCCCGACAACAGGGAACGGGATCTCTCGCAGAGGAGTGATCGGCTCGGCGGCCGTAGCCGGCTCGGCGGTCGCGCTCGGCGCCGGAGCGCCGCTGACCGGCTCCGGTACCGCCTGGGCCGCGCCCCGGGGGCCCGGCGGGTCGGGAAGCCTGACCGAACGGCTGGCCAGGGCCGCCGCTCCGCGGTGGCGGCGGATGCCCGGCGACTGGAAGGACGGCCCCTTCCTGGCCAACGGTCTGCTCGGGGTGAACGTCTACCGGGGCGCCACGGCCAACTCCGTGAAGGTGATGGTCAGCCACAATCAGGTACAGGACCAGCGACCGCAGTGGGCCGCCACGTACGGCTATTCACGGCTGCCCATAGGGCATTTCGACCTCACGCTGGCGGGTGAGGTGACCGATGTCGACTGGACCCTGGACATCTGGGACGCCGAGCTGCGCGGCACCGTCACCACCACCCGGGGCAGCGTCCGCTTCTCGATGCTGGTGCACAACGCCCGTACCGCGCTGCTGATCTCCACCCGGCCGAGCGCGGGGGAGGAGAGCGCGGCCTGGTCGTTCACATGGATGTCCGCCACCTCGCCCCGGACGAAGGGCAAACCCGCCGACTACACCGGCAACCCCGACCCCCGCACCGGCTCCACGGGCGCCACCCACTACGTCGAACAGCCGTTGATCGCCGGTGGCGGGTGGACCACCGCCTGGCGGGAACGCCGGGTCGGCACCGGCAGGCTGCTCGCCGCGCATATCGTCTACCGCTACCCCGACGACCTCTCGAAGACCACCGAACTCGCCGTGGCCGAGGTGGCGCGGACCCTGGCCGAGGACCCGGACGGCCTGGTGCGCGAACACCGCGGCTGGTGGAACCGCTTCTACGAGCACAGCCTGCTCTCCGTGCCCGACAAGCGGATTCAGGACTTCTACTGGATCCAGCTCTACAAGGCCGCCTGCGCCACCCGCGCCGGAGGACCCTCGATGTCCGAGTGGGGACCCTGGTACCCGGAGACCGGAGGGAGCTGGACCGCGGTCTGGTGGAACCTCAACGTCCAGATCGCCACCTGGCTGATCCAGGGCTCCAACCACCTCGAACTCGACTCCGTCACCTCCACCTTCAAGAGCTTCGAGAAGAACCTGCCGCTGTCCCTCCCGCCCGAGATCCCGAACGAAGAGATCTACGCCCTGTCCCACCCCTCCGACTGGACGCTGCGCCCCGGCGCCCACACCGTCGGCGTCCCCGGCACCTCCACCAAGACCGACAACAACGGCAACCTCATCTGGGCCATGCACAACGTATGGCTCAGCTACCGCCACACCATGGACGTAGCGATCGTGCGCGACGTCCTCTACCCGATCCTCGTCAAAGCGGTGAACTACTACGACCACTTCCTCCACGAGGGCGGCGACGGCAAGCTGCATCTGCCGCTCACCCGCTCACCGGAGTACGCGGACGCGGTGGACTGCACCTACGACCTCTCCCTGCTCCGCTGGGGCTGCGCCACCCTCCTGGACTGCCTGCGCATCCTCCGCACCGACAACCCGCGCGCCGGGCGCTGGCGGGAGATCCTGCGCCGTCTGGTCGACTATCCGCGCGGCGCGGACGGCGTCCTGATCGGCGCCGACACACCCCTCGCCGACTCCCACCGCCACTTCTCCCACATGCTCTGGCTCTACCCGCTGCACGAGCTGGACTGGGACCGGCCGGCCGACCGGGACATCATGCGGACCACGTTCGGCCACTGGACAGAGGACCGCAGCCTCTGGGCGGGGTACAGCTACGCGGCGGCCTCCTCGATGGCGTCGCGGATGGGGCGTCCCGACGACGCCCTCGACTTCCTCACCACCTTCACCGGGAACCTCTTCGACGAGTCCTACATGGACTGCTACATGACCGAGAACACCATGTACGCGGAGGACACCAACCTGGGCATCGAGAGCCCGCTGACCACGGCCCAGTCGATCCTCGACATGGGGATGCAGAGCCATGGCGGCGTCGTCCGGGTCTTCCCCTCCGTCTCACGGCGCTGGCCCGACGTCTCCTTCCAGGCCCTGCGCGCCCAGGGCGCGTTCCTCGTCGACGCGGACCGCTCCGACGGCAGGACCCGGTGGGTGCGGGTCCACAGCGAGGCGGGTGCGCCACTGGTGCTGCAGCACGGCATCACCGGCGCCATCGACGTACGGGACGAGCACGGCCGCCGGCTGCGGTACCGGGAGACGGGGCCCGGCCGTATCGAGATCCCGCTCGGCCGGGACGAGACGGCCGTCGTCGCCCCGCGCGGCGCCCACCCGGATCTGCGGCCGCGCGACGTGCCGGCCGTGGGCGACGCGAAGCCGTGGGGGCTGCCGGACTGA
- a CDS encoding pyridoxal phosphate-dependent aminotransferase, protein MVVAPVPLGPDLHWDLDRLAAALADARLFVFCNPVNPTGIVHGHEELSALAELLDGTSTIVISDEAYSGLDYTGRPFTSAVSVDGLRERTVYCQTFSKSYAMTGWRVGYLWGPPPLIQAAARVHNTFNGSVNTFIQDAALVAVESCADDVARMRAAYEELGEIMRRELASIPGLTLSTPEGAFYQFPRYDLALPSVDVVAALRAHGVAVRPGSEFGARGEGHLRLSYAAGPRSIVEGVRRLAHGLAALR, encoded by the coding sequence GTGGTCGTCGCCCCCGTCCCGCTCGGTCCGGACCTGCACTGGGATCTCGACCGGCTCGCCGCCGCCCTCGCGGACGCCAGGCTCTTCGTCTTCTGCAACCCCGTGAACCCGACCGGGATCGTCCACGGCCACGAGGAACTCTCCGCGCTCGCCGAACTGCTCGACGGCACCTCCACGATCGTCATCTCCGACGAGGCATACTCCGGCCTGGATTACACCGGACGGCCCTTCACGTCCGCGGTCTCCGTCGACGGGCTGCGCGAGCGGACCGTCTACTGCCAGACCTTCTCCAAGAGTTACGCGATGACCGGCTGGCGCGTGGGTTACCTCTGGGGTCCGCCGCCCCTCATCCAGGCGGCCGCGCGCGTCCACAACACCTTCAACGGGTCGGTGAACACCTTTATCCAGGACGCCGCGCTCGTCGCGGTGGAAAGCTGTGCGGATGACGTCGCCCGGATGCGCGCCGCCTACGAGGAACTCGGCGAGATCATGCGCAGGGAACTGGCCTCGATCCCAGGTCTCACCCTCAGCACGCCCGAGGGGGCCTTCTACCAGTTCCCGCGGTACGACCTCGCCCTGCCCTCCGTCGATGTCGTGGCGGCACTGCGCGCGCACGGTGTCGCGGTCCGGCCCGGAAGCGAGTTCGGGGCCCGGGGCGAGGGGCACCTGCGCCTGTCGTACGCGGCCGGCCCGCGGTCCATCGTCGAGGGCGTCCGCAGGCTGGCCCACGGCCTCGCCGCCCTGCGATGA
- the gdhA gene encoding NADP-specific glutamate dehydrogenase, whose product MDVSAYLEAVYGNLHRRDPAETEFHQAAHEVLQAIGPVLQAHPEYLHARIVERLCEPERQLIFRVPWVDDQGTVQVNRGFRVEFNSALGPYKGGLRFHPSVNLGIVKFLGFEQIFKNALTGMAIGGGKGGSDFDPKGRSDAEVMRFCQAFMTELYRHLGEHTDVPAGDIGVGGREIGYLFGQYKRITNRHESGVLTGKPVGWGGSHARTEATGYGAVFFAQEMLATRGQDFDGRRAVVSGSGNVAIYAIEKVHALGGRVVACSDSSGYLVDEDGIDLELLKEIKEVRRERISAYTEVKTTARFSARGSVFDVPCQVALPCATQNELHQQDATALTKNGVLAVAEGANMPCTPEAVEVFRGARILFGPGKAANAGGVATSALEMQQNAARESWSFERTEDQLATIMRQVHAQCRATAETYGGDADDYVLGANTAGFLRVAEAMTAQGVV is encoded by the coding sequence ATGGACGTCAGCGCCTACCTCGAGGCCGTCTACGGCAATCTCCACCGCCGGGATCCCGCAGAAACGGAGTTCCATCAGGCGGCACACGAAGTCCTGCAAGCGATAGGACCCGTGCTCCAGGCCCATCCGGAGTACCTCCACGCCAGGATCGTGGAACGGCTCTGCGAGCCCGAACGACAGCTGATCTTCCGGGTCCCGTGGGTGGACGACCAGGGAACGGTGCAGGTCAACCGCGGCTTTCGGGTGGAGTTCAACAGCGCCCTCGGCCCGTACAAGGGCGGACTGCGGTTCCACCCCAGTGTCAACCTCGGCATCGTCAAGTTCCTGGGCTTCGAGCAGATCTTCAAGAACGCGCTCACCGGCATGGCGATCGGCGGCGGCAAGGGCGGTTCGGACTTCGATCCCAAGGGCCGCTCGGACGCCGAGGTCATGCGCTTCTGCCAGGCGTTCATGACGGAGCTGTACCGGCATCTGGGCGAGCACACGGACGTGCCCGCCGGGGACATCGGAGTCGGCGGCCGTGAGATCGGCTATCTCTTCGGCCAGTACAAGCGGATCACCAACCGTCATGAGTCCGGCGTTCTGACCGGTAAGCCGGTCGGCTGGGGCGGATCGCATGCCCGCACCGAGGCGACCGGCTACGGCGCGGTGTTCTTCGCCCAGGAGATGCTCGCCACGCGCGGCCAGGACTTCGACGGACGGCGGGCCGTGGTCTCCGGATCGGGCAACGTGGCCATCTACGCCATCGAGAAGGTGCACGCCCTCGGCGGACGGGTGGTGGCCTGCTCCGACTCCTCCGGCTACCTGGTCGACGAGGACGGCATCGACCTGGAACTGCTCAAGGAGATCAAGGAGGTGCGCCGCGAGCGGATCTCCGCCTACACCGAGGTGAAGACGACCGCCCGGTTCTCCGCCCGGGGGTCGGTGTTCGACGTGCCGTGCCAGGTCGCGCTGCCGTGCGCGACCCAGAACGAGCTGCACCAGCAGGACGCCACCGCGCTGACGAAGAACGGTGTGCTGGCCGTGGCCGAGGGCGCGAACATGCCGTGCACGCCCGAGGCGGTCGAGGTCTTCCGCGGCGCGCGGATTCTGTTCGGTCCCGGCAAGGCCGCCAACGCGGGCGGGGTGGCGACCTCCGCACTCGAAATGCAGCAGAACGCGGCCCGCGAGAGCTGGAGCTTCGAACGTACGGAGGACCAGCTCGCCACCATCATGCGGCAGGTGCATGCGCAGTGCCGCGCCACCGCGGAGACCTATGGCGGTGACGCCGACGACTACGTGCTCGGCGCCAACACCGCGGGCTTCCTCCGTGTCGCCGAGGCCATGACCGCCCAGGGGGTCGTCTGA
- a CDS encoding PQQ-binding-like beta-propeller repeat protein, translating into MPPEHRGSTRMILSLAAAVALAVTGSTAVSASAQPKADGLREVMFVGNNWDGTADVIKSTGDLARIGRINVIPDKDQRLTEIYLNPIKLAFFLGIRLGPGEGHDQFVDDMYSTPDGSAIVVSRPSFADVVSIDVTTGKVNWRFPVSGFRADHMAVSPDGKRVAVSASTSNTVHVLDIETGKQLGSFSAGDKPHENVFTDGGKYLWNMSIGEVNTDLDDPSMDWTKGDRHITVVDTKTFKQVKVIDMRERLDAFGRKDLSDAVRPVAFTPDESKLYFQVSFFNGFLEYDVAKDKITRAKTLPKNPDTSEDRTTWVNDSRHHGLSMSPDGKKLCVAGTMDDYATVVDRESLQEGPLVPTSKPYWATVSGDGTSCVVSESGADRVTAIDFATGEKTASVPVGDHPQRVRIGHVAADWTGPADS; encoded by the coding sequence ATGCCTCCCGAGCACCGTGGCTCCACCCGAATGATTCTCTCCCTCGCCGCCGCCGTGGCACTGGCCGTGACCGGTTCCACGGCGGTGAGCGCCTCCGCACAGCCGAAGGCGGACGGCCTGCGGGAAGTGATGTTCGTGGGCAACAACTGGGACGGCACCGCCGACGTCATAAAGTCCACCGGTGACCTGGCCAGGATCGGCCGGATCAACGTCATACCGGACAAGGACCAGCGGCTCACCGAGATCTACCTCAACCCCATCAAGCTCGCCTTCTTCCTGGGGATCCGGCTGGGGCCGGGAGAAGGGCACGACCAGTTCGTCGACGACATGTACTCGACCCCGGACGGCTCCGCCATCGTCGTCTCCCGGCCCAGCTTCGCCGACGTGGTCTCGATCGACGTCACGACGGGGAAAGTCAACTGGCGCTTCCCCGTGTCGGGGTTCCGCGCGGACCACATGGCCGTGTCCCCCGACGGCAAACGCGTCGCGGTGTCGGCTTCTACGTCGAACACGGTGCATGTCCTCGACATCGAGACGGGGAAGCAGCTCGGTTCGTTCTCCGCCGGTGACAAGCCCCATGAGAACGTCTTCACCGACGGCGGCAAGTATCTCTGGAACATGTCGATCGGCGAGGTCAACACCGACCTGGACGATCCGTCGATGGACTGGACGAAGGGCGACCGGCACATCACCGTGGTCGACACGAAGACGTTCAAGCAGGTCAAGGTCATCGACATGCGCGAACGGCTCGACGCCTTCGGCCGCAAGGACCTGTCCGACGCCGTCCGGCCCGTCGCCTTCACCCCCGACGAGTCCAAGCTCTACTTCCAGGTCTCCTTCTTCAACGGGTTCCTGGAGTACGACGTGGCCAAGGACAAGATCACCCGCGCGAAGACCCTCCCGAAGAACCCTGACACCAGCGAGGACCGCACCACCTGGGTCAACGACTCCCGCCACCACGGCCTGTCGATGAGCCCCGACGGCAAGAAGCTGTGCGTGGCCGGGACGATGGACGACTACGCGACCGTCGTGGACCGGGAATCGCTCCAGGAGGGCCCCCTGGTACCGACCTCGAAGCCCTACTGGGCGACGGTGAGCGGCGACGGCACCTCGTGCGTCGTCTCCGAGAGCGGCGCCGACCGGGTCACCGCGATCGACTTCGCGACGGGCGAGAAGACCGCGTCCGTGCCGGTCGGCGACCACCCGCAGCGGGTCCGCATCGGCCATGTGGCCGCCGACTGGACCGGACCGGCGGACTCGTAG